In the genome of Telluria beijingensis, one region contains:
- a CDS encoding peptidoglycan recognition protein family protein — MNLGPVSLIGAALALAFSVGSAHAASTLAEVEQAIVPVASWGGTPAIEAKARRHQITHITLHHQGEPFKPGTDPQAYLRRLQAWSRAEKGWLDIPYHYVIDLDGRIYGARDIAFAGDTNTEYDPKGHALIEVVGNFEEVEPNQQQLDAVVKLMAMLAAKHDVPLDAIQSHRDYSDKTVCPGENLYRYVKGDYFRHKVALRLAQEQAAK; from the coding sequence ATGAACCTGGGACCTGTTTCGCTTATCGGCGCCGCACTCGCGCTGGCTTTTTCGGTGGGCAGTGCGCATGCCGCCTCCACGCTGGCCGAGGTCGAACAGGCCATCGTGCCGGTTGCCAGTTGGGGCGGCACGCCGGCGATCGAGGCCAAGGCGCGCCGACACCAGATCACCCACATCACCCTGCACCACCAGGGCGAGCCGTTCAAGCCAGGCACCGATCCGCAAGCCTACCTGCGCCGCCTGCAGGCGTGGTCGCGCGCCGAGAAGGGCTGGCTCGACATCCCCTACCACTACGTGATCGACCTCGACGGCCGCATCTATGGCGCGCGCGACATCGCCTTTGCCGGCGATACCAATACCGAGTACGACCCGAAGGGACATGCGCTGATCGAGGTGGTCGGCAATTTCGAGGAGGTCGAACCGAACCAGCAGCAGCTCGACGCGGTAGTGAAATTGATGGCCATGCTGGCGGCGAAACACGATGTGCCGCTGGACGCGATCCAGAGCCACCGCGATTATTCGGACAAGACCGTGTGCCCGGGAGAGAACCTGTACCGCTATGTGAAGGGCGATTATTTCAGGCACAAGGTGGCGCTGCGGCTGGCGCAGGAGCAGGCCGCGAAGTAA
- a CDS encoding serine hydrolase: MLKLSAVAVAVVLMSNPVLVLAQQPATKAAAVQQLPAKLDALFAPHYKATDPGATVIVVKDGKTVFRKAYGAANLDSKTPLTPDTVLRLGSITKQFTAVAILMLADEGKLALNDPITRFFPDYPTGGKVITVEHLLTHTSGIVSFTGKPDYVANMAKDLRVGQMIDNFKNDPLEFEPGTDYRYNNSGYFLLGAIIEKVSGQTYASFLEQRIFTPLGMKDTAYEGSERGKAPRAAGYSAKEKGYGPTAALSMTQPYAAGALVSTVDDLAKWDAAIAAGKLLKPASWKLAFTPYMLTPEKSTEYGYGWHVGTLQGTPVIDHGGGINGFRTYALRLPEQKIFVAVLANADSGNADPGVLAKKAAALAMGKPFMEPKEIALDAKALDAFAGVYDIDGKEQRTFASRDGKLMMARGDRSPAALTPYAKNGFFVPGTLARFEFERDAQGKVTHVTVDNEGKQTRNERIGDAPAERATVKIDNAGFDAWAGNYQLAPQFVLAVSREGDRYYAQATGQRKIEIFPASDSVFFSRDINAEIRFEKGEGGAPMLALHQGGQITRGARVQ; encoded by the coding sequence ATGCTGAAACTCTCCGCCGTCGCTGTCGCTGTCGTTTTGATGTCGAATCCGGTGCTGGTCCTTGCGCAACAGCCTGCCACCAAGGCGGCCGCCGTCCAGCAGTTGCCCGCCAAGCTCGATGCGCTGTTCGCGCCGCATTACAAGGCCACGGATCCCGGCGCCACGGTCATCGTGGTCAAGGACGGCAAGACGGTGTTCCGGAAAGCCTACGGCGCCGCCAATCTCGACAGCAAGACCCCGCTCACGCCCGATACCGTGCTGCGCTTGGGTTCAATCACCAAGCAGTTCACGGCGGTGGCGATCCTGATGCTGGCCGACGAGGGCAAGCTGGCCCTGAACGATCCGATCACGCGCTTCTTCCCCGACTACCCGACCGGCGGCAAGGTGATCACGGTCGAGCATCTGCTGACCCATACCTCGGGCATCGTGAGCTTCACCGGCAAGCCGGACTATGTGGCGAACATGGCGAAGGACCTGCGTGTCGGCCAAATGATCGACAACTTCAAGAACGACCCGCTCGAGTTCGAGCCGGGCACAGACTACCGCTACAACAACAGCGGCTACTTCCTGCTCGGCGCGATCATCGAGAAGGTGTCGGGGCAGACCTATGCCAGCTTCCTCGAGCAGCGCATCTTCACGCCACTGGGCATGAAGGACACGGCATACGAGGGTTCGGAGCGCGGCAAGGCGCCGCGCGCCGCCGGCTACAGCGCAAAGGAAAAGGGCTATGGACCCACCGCGGCATTGAGCATGACCCAGCCCTATGCCGCGGGCGCGCTGGTGTCGACGGTCGACGACCTCGCCAAGTGGGACGCCGCGATCGCGGCCGGCAAGCTGCTCAAGCCCGCGAGCTGGAAGCTGGCCTTCACGCCTTATATGCTCACGCCCGAGAAGTCGACCGAGTATGGTTATGGCTGGCACGTGGGCACCCTGCAGGGGACGCCGGTGATCGACCATGGCGGCGGCATTAACGGTTTCCGCACCTATGCACTGCGCCTGCCCGAACAAAAGATCTTCGTGGCGGTGCTGGCCAATGCCGACAGCGGCAACGCCGATCCGGGCGTGCTGGCCAAGAAGGCGGCGGCACTGGCGATGGGCAAGCCGTTCATGGAACCGAAGGAGATCGCGCTCGATGCCAAGGCCCTCGATGCCTTCGCCGGCGTCTACGATATCGACGGCAAGGAACAGCGCACCTTCGCCAGCCGCGACGGCAAGCTCATGATGGCGCGCGGCGACCGCTCGCCGGCCGCGCTGACCCCGTATGCGAAGAATGGCTTCTTCGTGCCGGGAACACTGGCGCGCTTCGAGTTCGAGCGTGACGCACAGGGCAAGGTCACCCACGTCACGGTCGACAACGAGGGCAAGCAGACCCGCAACGAACGCATCGGCGACGCGCCTGCCGAACGGGCGACGGTGAAGATCGACAATGCCGGCTTCGATGCCTGGGCCGGCAATTACCAGCTGGCGCCGCAGTTCGTGCTCGCGGTCAGCCGTGAGGGCGATCGCTACTATGCGCAGGCCACCGGGCAGCGCAAGATTGAGATTTTCCCGGCCAGCGACAGCGTGTTCTTCTCGCGCGATATCAACGCCGAAATCCGCTTCGAGAAAGGGGAGGGCGGCGCACCGATGCTGGCGCTGCACCAGGGTGGCCAGATCACGCGCGGCGCGCGCGTGCAGTAA
- a CDS encoding F0F1 ATP synthase subunit epsilon: protein MANTFLVDVVSAEEQIFSGQAEFVALPGEAGELGIYPKHTPLITRIRPGAVRIQVAGGGEEFVFVAGGILEVQPNGVTVLADTAIRGGDLDEAKATAAKKQAEELMLNKDSKIDYAKAQAEMAAAIAQLAAIQKLRSKGR, encoded by the coding sequence ATGGCAAACACATTTCTCGTTGACGTAGTCTCGGCCGAAGAGCAGATCTTCTCCGGCCAGGCCGAATTCGTCGCGTTGCCGGGTGAAGCGGGTGAGCTGGGTATCTACCCGAAGCACACCCCCTTGATCACGCGCATCCGCCCGGGCGCCGTGCGCATCCAGGTGGCCGGTGGTGGCGAAGAGTTCGTCTTCGTGGCCGGCGGTATCCTGGAAGTGCAGCCGAACGGCGTGACCGTGCTGGCCGACACCGCGATCCGCGGTGGCGACCTGGACGAAGCGAAAGCAACCGCAGCCAAGAAGCAGGCTGAAGAGCTGATGCTGAACAAGGATTCGAAGATCGACTACGCGAAAGCCCAGGCCGAAATGGCTGCGGCGATCGCGCAGTTGGCGGCGATCCAGAAGCTGCGGTCGAAGGGCCGTTGA
- the atpD gene encoding F0F1 ATP synthase subunit beta: MADGKIVQCIGAVVDVEFPRNAMPKVYDALKMEGSELTLEVQQQLGDGVVRTIALGSSEGLRRGMMIQNTGNPIMVPVGVPTLGRIMDVLGNPIDECGPVSHERMASIHRDAPAYDELSPSTDLLETGIKVIDLVCPFAKGGKVGLFGGAGVGKTVNMMELINNIAKAHSGLSVFAGVGERTREGNDFYHEMADAKVVDLENPANSKVAMVYGQMNEPPGNRLRVALTGLTMAEAFRDEGKDVLFFVDNIYRYTLAGTEVSALLGRMPSAVGYQPTLAEEMGRLQERITSTKTGSITSIQAVYVPADDLTDPSPATTFAHLDSTVVLSRDIASLGIYPAVDPLDSTSRQLDPLVVGEEHYATARAVQGTLQRYKELRDIIAILGMDELAPEDKLVVARARKMQRFLSQPFHVAEVFTGAPGKYVSLKDTIKGFKMIASGELDHLPEQAFYMVGTIEEAIEKAKKLAA; this comes from the coding sequence ATGGCTGATGGCAAAATCGTTCAGTGTATCGGCGCCGTGGTTGACGTGGAATTCCCACGTAACGCCATGCCGAAAGTGTACGACGCACTGAAAATGGAAGGCTCCGAACTGACCCTGGAAGTCCAGCAACAGCTGGGCGACGGCGTGGTCCGTACCATTGCTCTGGGCAGCTCGGAAGGCCTGCGTCGCGGCATGATGATCCAGAACACCGGCAATCCGATCATGGTGCCGGTCGGCGTGCCGACCCTGGGCCGTATCATGGACGTGCTGGGCAACCCGATCGACGAATGCGGTCCGGTGAGCCACGAGCGCATGGCATCGATCCACCGCGATGCACCTGCATACGACGAACTGTCGCCATCGACCGACCTGCTGGAAACCGGCATCAAGGTCATCGACCTGGTCTGCCCGTTCGCCAAAGGCGGCAAGGTCGGCCTGTTCGGCGGCGCCGGCGTCGGCAAGACCGTCAACATGATGGAACTGATCAACAACATCGCCAAGGCACACTCGGGTCTGTCCGTGTTCGCCGGCGTGGGTGAGCGTACCCGTGAAGGTAACGACTTCTACCACGAGATGGCAGATGCAAAAGTCGTCGACCTGGAAAACCCGGCCAACTCGAAAGTGGCGATGGTCTACGGTCAGATGAACGAACCACCAGGCAACCGTCTGCGCGTCGCGCTGACCGGCCTGACCATGGCGGAAGCGTTCCGTGACGAAGGCAAGGACGTCCTGTTCTTCGTCGACAACATCTACCGTTACACCCTGGCCGGTACCGAAGTGTCGGCACTGCTGGGCCGTATGCCATCGGCGGTGGGCTACCAGCCGACCCTGGCCGAAGAGATGGGCCGCCTGCAAGAGCGCATCACCTCGACCAAGACCGGTTCGATCACCTCGATCCAGGCCGTTTACGTCCCTGCGGATGACTTGACCGACCCATCGCCAGCGACCACCTTCGCTCACTTGGACTCGACCGTCGTCCTGTCGCGTGACATCGCTTCGCTGGGTATCTACCCTGCGGTCGACCCACTCGATTCGACCTCGCGCCAGCTGGACCCGCTGGTCGTCGGCGAAGAACACTACGCCACCGCGCGCGCCGTGCAGGGCACCCTGCAGCGCTACAAGGAACTGCGTGACATCATCGCGATTCTGGGCATGGACGAACTGGCGCCGGAAGACAAGCTGGTCGTCGCACGCGCTCGTAAGATGCAGCGTTTCCTGTCGCAGCCGTTCCACGTCGCTGAAGTCTTCACCGGCGCACCAGGCAAATACGTTTCGCTGAAAGACACGATCAAGGGCTTCAAGATGATCGCATCGGGCGAACTGGATCACCTGCCGGAACAAGCGTTCTACATGGTCGGCACGATCGAAGAGGCTATCGAGAAAGCCAAGAAACTGGCTGCCTAA
- the atpG gene encoding F0F1 ATP synthase subunit gamma, whose amino-acid sequence MAAGKEIRGKIKSVENTKKITKAMEMVAASKMRKAQDRMRAARPYSDKVRNITANLANANPEYTHPFMAQAKGVSAKAVGFIVITTDKGLCGGMNTNILRQVTQKAREQEQLGNRVEAVAIGNKGLGFLNRVGMKLVSQATQLGDAPQLDKLIGPVKVMLDAYQEGQLDAVYLCYTKFINTMKQETMVEQLLPLPAKALEADAGAHGWDYIYEPEAQVVIDELLVRYVEALVYQAVAENLASEQSARMVAMKAASDNAGSVISDLKLVYNKTRQAAITKELSEIVSGAAAV is encoded by the coding sequence ATGGCAGCAGGCAAAGAGATTCGTGGCAAGATCAAGAGCGTAGAGAATACGAAGAAGATCACCAAGGCGATGGAAATGGTCGCCGCATCGAAAATGCGCAAGGCGCAGGATCGCATGCGCGCCGCCCGTCCCTACAGTGACAAGGTTCGTAACATCACCGCCAATCTGGCCAACGCAAACCCGGAGTACACGCACCCATTCATGGCGCAAGCCAAGGGCGTGTCGGCAAAGGCAGTGGGTTTCATCGTCATCACGACCGACAAGGGTCTGTGCGGCGGCATGAACACCAATATCCTGCGCCAGGTAACGCAGAAGGCGCGTGAGCAGGAGCAACTGGGCAACCGTGTCGAGGCAGTCGCCATCGGCAACAAGGGCCTGGGCTTCCTGAACCGCGTCGGCATGAAACTGGTGTCGCAAGCGACCCAGCTGGGCGATGCACCGCAACTGGACAAGCTGATCGGACCGGTCAAAGTGATGCTGGACGCGTACCAGGAAGGCCAGCTCGATGCTGTCTACCTGTGCTACACCAAGTTCATCAACACGATGAAGCAGGAAACGATGGTCGAGCAACTGCTCCCGCTGCCAGCCAAAGCGCTGGAAGCCGACGCAGGCGCCCACGGCTGGGACTACATCTACGAACCGGAAGCGCAAGTCGTCATCGACGAGCTGCTGGTGCGTTATGTGGAAGCGCTGGTGTACCAGGCAGTGGCGGAAAACCTGGCGTCCGAGCAATCGGCACGCATGGTCGCGATGAAGGCCGCGAGCGATAACGCCGGCAGCGTCATCAGCGACCTGAAGCTGGTCTACAACAAGACCCGCCAGGCTGCGATTACCAAAGAACTCTCCGAGATCGTGTCGGGCGCAGCGGCAGTCTGA
- the atpA gene encoding F0F1 ATP synthase subunit alpha, translating to MQLNPSEISELIKSRIQGLEGSADVRNQGTVISVADGICRIHGLSDVMQGEMLEFPGNTFGLAMNLERDSVGAVILGAYEHISEGDTVKTTGRILEVPIGPELRGRVVNALGQPIDGKGPIATTLTAPIEKIAPGVIARESVSQPMQTGIKSIDAMVPIGRGQRELIIGDRQTGKSAVAVDAIINQKGQGVTCVYVAIGQKASTIKNIVRSLEQHGALEYTIVVAASASESAAMQYISAYSGCAMGEYFRDRGEDALIVYDDLSKQAVAYRQISLLLRRPPGREAYPGDVFYLHSRLLERAARVNADYVEKFTNGAVTGKTGSLTALPIIETQAGDVSAFVPTNVISITDGQIFLETSLFNAGIRPAINAGISVSRVGGAAQTKVIKGLSGGIRTDLAQYRELAAFAQFASDLDESTRKQLDRGARVTELLKQPQFSPLSTSLMASSLFAVNKGYLDDIEVKKVLPFEHGLHAFLKSGHASLLSKIDETKQLDKDSEALLAAAIADFKKSGAY from the coding sequence ATGCAACTTAACCCATCTGAAATCAGCGAGCTGATCAAGAGCCGGATCCAGGGCCTGGAAGGTTCTGCCGACGTCCGCAACCAAGGCACCGTGATCTCGGTCGCCGACGGTATCTGCCGCATCCACGGTCTGTCGGACGTGATGCAGGGCGAGATGCTGGAATTCCCTGGCAACACCTTCGGCCTGGCGATGAACCTGGAGCGCGACTCGGTCGGCGCCGTCATCCTGGGCGCCTACGAGCACATCTCGGAAGGCGACACCGTCAAGACCACCGGCCGCATCCTGGAAGTGCCGATCGGTCCTGAACTGCGTGGCCGCGTGGTCAACGCCCTGGGCCAGCCGATCGACGGCAAGGGTCCAATCGCCACCACGCTGACCGCCCCGATCGAAAAGATCGCGCCTGGCGTCATCGCGCGTGAATCGGTGTCGCAGCCTATGCAGACCGGCATCAAGTCGATCGACGCGATGGTGCCGATCGGCCGTGGCCAGCGTGAGCTGATCATCGGCGACCGCCAGACCGGTAAATCGGCTGTCGCAGTCGACGCGATCATCAACCAGAAAGGCCAAGGCGTCACCTGCGTGTACGTCGCGATCGGTCAAAAAGCTTCGACCATCAAGAACATCGTGCGTTCGCTGGAACAGCACGGCGCGCTGGAATACACGATCGTCGTCGCCGCATCGGCGTCGGAATCGGCAGCGATGCAGTACATCTCGGCCTACTCGGGCTGCGCGATGGGCGAATACTTCCGCGACCGCGGCGAAGACGCGCTGATCGTCTATGATGATCTGTCGAAGCAGGCTGTCGCTTATCGTCAAATTTCCCTGCTGCTGCGCCGCCCACCAGGCCGCGAAGCATACCCAGGCGACGTGTTCTACCTGCACAGCCGTCTGCTCGAGCGCGCAGCCCGCGTGAACGCCGACTACGTCGAGAAGTTCACCAACGGCGCCGTCACCGGCAAGACCGGTTCGCTGACCGCACTGCCGATCATCGAAACGCAAGCAGGCGACGTCTCGGCCTTCGTGCCGACCAACGTGATTTCGATTACCGACGGCCAGATCTTCCTGGAGACCTCGCTGTTCAACGCCGGTATCCGTCCTGCGATCAACGCCGGTATCTCGGTGTCGCGCGTCGGTGGCGCCGCCCAGACCAAGGTCATCAAGGGCCTGTCGGGCGGTATCCGTACCGACCTGGCGCAGTACCGTGAACTGGCTGCGTTCGCGCAGTTCGCATCGGACCTGGACGAATCGACCCGCAAGCAGCTGGACCGCGGCGCGCGCGTGACCGAGCTGCTGAAGCAGCCGCAGTTCTCGCCGCTGTCGACCTCGCTGATGGCCTCGTCGCTGTTCGCCGTCAACAAGGGCTACCTGGACGATATCGAAGTCAAGAAAGTGCTGCCATTCGAGCACGGCCTGCACGCCTTCCTGAAGTCGGGTCACGCGTCGCTGCTGTCGAAGATCGACGAAACCAAGCAACTGGACAAGGACAGCGAAGCGCTACTGGCCGCCGCCATTGCTGATTTCAAGAAATCCGGCGCATATTAA
- a CDS encoding F0F1 ATP synthase subunit delta → MAELATVARPYAEALFRVAQTGDMNAWSAVASELGQIGAISDVQAFASNPNVTHAQLADTIASLVKAPLSAEAKNFIAMLAENGRITLLPEISTQFAELKNASEGAADADIFSAFEISADQLSSLVATLEKKFGRKLNPTVTVDPSLIGGVRVVVGDEVLDTSVRAKLQRMHVALAA, encoded by the coding sequence ATGGCAGAACTCGCAACCGTCGCCCGCCCTTACGCCGAAGCGCTGTTCCGTGTCGCCCAAACCGGCGACATGAACGCGTGGTCGGCCGTCGCCTCGGAACTGGGTCAAATTGGCGCCATTTCCGATGTGCAGGCCTTCGCCAGCAACCCGAACGTCACGCACGCACAACTGGCGGACACGATTGCGTCGCTGGTCAAGGCTCCGCTGAGTGCTGAAGCGAAGAACTTTATTGCGATGCTGGCCGAAAACGGCCGCATCACCCTGCTGCCCGAAATCAGCACCCAGTTCGCTGAACTGAAGAACGCGAGCGAAGGCGCTGCCGACGCGGACATCTTCAGCGCGTTCGAGATTTCGGCCGACCAGCTGTCGTCGCTGGTCGCCACGCTGGAAAAGAAATTTGGCCGCAAGCTGAACCCAACGGTAACAGTGGATCCCTCGCTGATCGGTGGTGTGCGCGTGGTCGTTGGCGATGAAGTGCTCGATACCTCGGTACGCGCCAAGCTGCAACGCATGCACGTTGCGCTGGCCGCGTAA
- a CDS encoding F0F1 ATP synthase subunit B produces the protein MNLNATLIAQLVVFFILALFTMKFVWPPLMKALDERAAKIASGLAAADRGKADLAAAEKRVQTELAGARDEVQKRIVDAEKRAAAIIEEAKRTAAEEAARIVAAAKADAEQQVTRAREELRGQVATLAVAGAEQILKREVNAAAHADLLSQLSTEL, from the coding sequence GTGAACCTCAATGCAACCCTGATTGCTCAGCTCGTGGTTTTCTTCATCCTGGCGCTGTTCACGATGAAATTCGTGTGGCCGCCGCTGATGAAGGCGCTCGACGAGCGCGCCGCGAAGATCGCGAGTGGCCTGGCCGCCGCCGACCGCGGCAAGGCTGACCTGGCTGCCGCCGAAAAGCGCGTCCAGACCGAACTGGCTGGCGCCCGTGACGAAGTCCAGAAGCGCATCGTCGACGCCGAAAAGCGCGCCGCTGCGATCATCGAAGAAGCCAAGCGCACCGCTGCCGAAGAAGCTGCCCGTATCGTCGCCGCCGCCAAGGCCGACGCCGAACAGCAAGTGACGCGCGCGCGCGAAGAACTGCGTGGCCAGGTTGCAACCCTCGCGGTTGCCGGCGCCGAACAGATCCTGAAGCGTGAAGTGAACGCAGCGGCCCACGCCGACCTGCTGTCGCAACTGTCGACCGAGCTCTGA
- the atpE gene encoding F0F1 ATP synthase subunit C: MTDLSFVALACGLIIGLGAIGACIGIALMGGKYLEASARQPELMNTLQTKMFLLAGLIDAAFLIGVGIAMLFAFANPFVPV; the protein is encoded by the coding sequence ATGACTGACCTTTCTTTTGTTGCACTGGCTTGCGGTTTGATCATCGGTCTGGGCGCCATCGGTGCTTGTATCGGTATCGCTCTGATGGGCGGTAAATACCTCGAAGCTTCTGCACGTCAGCCAGAACTGATGAACACCCTGCAGACCAAGATGTTCCTGCTGGCTGGTCTGATCGACGCGGCATTCCTGATCGGCGTTGGTATCGCCATGCTGTTCGCGTTCGCTAACCCGTTCGTTCCAGTCTAA
- the atpB gene encoding F0F1 ATP synthase subunit A: MATPVDGAAHAPTASEYIVHHLGHLKNQYQVGPVDFSVVHYDTLFWSIAMGLTACLFMWAAARKATSGVPGRFQAFVEMLFEMVDDQAKTIVHGDRSFIAPLALTVFVWIVLMNALDLLPVDMWAWMFAAFGIEHIFPYHRVVPTADLNAPIGMSLGVLLLMFYYGIKIKGLGGWLHELFAAPFGIWMAPFNLLLNIIEYAAKMVSLGMRLFGNMFAGELLFLLIALLGGTATMFGFIGHVIAGSIWAIFHILIVILQAFIFMMLTLVYLGQAHEGH; this comes from the coding sequence ATGGCGACTCCAGTAGACGGCGCAGCGCACGCGCCCACCGCATCAGAATACATCGTTCACCACCTGGGCCACCTGAAGAACCAGTACCAGGTAGGTCCGGTCGACTTTTCGGTCGTCCACTACGACACCCTGTTCTGGTCGATCGCGATGGGCCTGACCGCCTGCCTGTTCATGTGGGCAGCCGCGCGCAAGGCGACTTCGGGCGTTCCCGGCCGTTTCCAGGCCTTCGTCGAAATGCTGTTCGAGATGGTCGATGACCAGGCGAAGACCATCGTGCATGGCGACCGCAGCTTCATCGCTCCGCTGGCACTGACCGTGTTCGTCTGGATCGTCCTGATGAACGCACTGGACTTGCTGCCGGTCGATATGTGGGCATGGATGTTCGCCGCCTTCGGTATCGAACACATCTTCCCATACCACCGCGTGGTCCCGACCGCCGACCTGAACGCACCGATCGGCATGTCGCTGGGCGTACTGCTGTTGATGTTCTACTACGGCATCAAGATCAAGGGCCTGGGCGGCTGGCTCCACGAGCTGTTCGCAGCACCGTTCGGCATCTGGATGGCGCCGTTCAATCTGCTCCTGAACATCATCGAATACGCAGCAAAAATGGTGTCGCTCGGTATGCGACTGTTCGGTAACATGTTTGCCGGCGAACTGCTGTTCCTCTTGATCGCACTGCTGGGCGGAACCGCGACGATGTTCGGTTTCATCGGCCACGTGATTGCCGGTTCCATCTGGGCGATCTTCCACATCCTGATCGTAATCCTGCAGGCATTCATCTTCATGATGCTGACGCTGGTCTACCTCGGTCAGGCTCACGAAGGCCACTGA
- a CDS encoding ATP synthase subunit I, whose protein sequence is MLRIVSLQLIATVVVGAIAALLGGRAAMFSAVLGGLCCVVPNGIMAVRLFAASASGTATPATFFIWEFVKIALTLALLGATAWLYHDLNWLALVAGIIVALKSYIILLFRQ, encoded by the coding sequence ATGCTGCGTATCGTTTCCCTGCAGTTGATAGCAACGGTAGTCGTTGGCGCCATCGCCGCACTACTGGGGGGAAGGGCTGCGATGTTTTCGGCTGTACTGGGCGGTTTGTGTTGTGTCGTGCCCAACGGGATCATGGCAGTGCGCTTGTTTGCCGCTTCCGCATCTGGAACGGCTACTCCCGCGACATTTTTCATCTGGGAATTTGTAAAGATTGCATTGACGCTGGCGCTCCTGGGCGCGACAGCGTGGCTGTACCACGATCTCAACTGGCTGGCACTGGTCGCCGGGATCATCGTGGCACTGAAAAGTTACATCATCTTATTATTTAGGCAATGA
- a CDS encoding ParB/RepB/Spo0J family partition protein, protein MATKKLKGLGRGLDALLGGDMDAAPAASNLPSVLAVTQIQAGKYQPRTRMDEVSLSELAASIKTQGIMQPVLVRPLPAGSSTPYEIIAGERRFRAAQMAGLEEIPVLVRDVDDQSAAAMALIENMQREDLNPLEEAQGIQRLISDFNFTHEQAAGAVGRSRSAVSNLLRLINLAPPVQTMLMAGDIDMGHARALLAVDSANQIALANHVIAKRLSVRETEKLVARALEEQNAPATPARAKDKPGDIVRLEEELSDKLATPVVFKMGPKGRGQMIIDFADLDILDGVLARLRA, encoded by the coding sequence ATGGCAACCAAAAAACTCAAGGGACTGGGCCGCGGGCTCGACGCCCTCCTCGGCGGCGACATGGACGCCGCTCCCGCTGCAAGCAACCTGCCTTCGGTCCTGGCGGTCACCCAGATCCAGGCCGGCAAGTATCAGCCTCGGACGCGCATGGACGAAGTGAGCCTGTCGGAGCTGGCCGCCTCGATCAAGACCCAGGGCATCATGCAGCCGGTGCTGGTGCGTCCGCTGCCGGCGGGTAGCAGCACGCCTTACGAGATCATCGCCGGCGAGCGGCGCTTCCGCGCGGCGCAGATGGCGGGGCTGGAAGAGATCCCGGTGCTGGTGCGCGACGTCGACGACCAGTCGGCCGCCGCGATGGCCCTGATCGAGAACATGCAGCGCGAAGACCTGAATCCGCTGGAAGAAGCGCAGGGCATCCAGCGCCTGATCTCGGATTTTAATTTTACGCACGAACAGGCGGCCGGCGCGGTCGGCCGTTCGCGCAGCGCGGTGTCGAACCTGCTGCGCCTGATCAACCTGGCGCCGCCGGTGCAGACGATGCTGATGGCAGGGGATATCGACATGGGCCATGCCCGCGCCCTGCTGGCGGTCGACAGTGCGAACCAGATCGCGCTCGCGAACCACGTGATCGCCAAGCGCCTGTCGGTGCGCGAGACAGAGAAACTGGTGGCGCGCGCGCTCGAGGAGCAGAACGCGCCGGCCACGCCGGCCCGCGCGAAGGACAAGCCGGGCGACATCGTGCGGCTGGAAGAAGAACTGTCCGACAAGCTGGCGACGCCGGTCGTGTTCAAGATGGGGCCGAAGGGCAGGGGGCAGATGATCATCGACTTTGCCGATCTCGATATCCTCGATGGCGTGCTGGCGCGTTTGCGCGCGTAA